One window of the Penaeus vannamei isolate JL-2024 chromosome 31, ASM4276789v1, whole genome shotgun sequence genome contains the following:
- the LOC113817207 gene encoding LOW QUALITY PROTEIN: cyclic AMP-dependent transcription factor ATF-4 (The sequence of the model RefSeq protein was modified relative to this genomic sequence to represent the inferred CDS: inserted 4 bases in 3 codons; deleted 7 bases in 6 codons) has protein sequence MEYNTNGIAEWLFEAEQDFTFGAKAATCLHPATIQDAATSSSNFELPDWMETRDNLGLTNIDLFEDVMLPNNFKELLSTTTQALAYGMDEEDYSNTIKPEDRLVPLVQLQSQENTSQRISVPVSEPPKITINVKKVVVPTAMKNKTVTNFSIPQASSNVLMKPAVTLSGDPFTQPDNQDSSLAXADDLLDEWMKIVGNEPHLQELDSSVVEDFQDLLSQLDTPDSQLDASDVSSWGSEPASPVSLPSPVPSCGSVSPAQSNNDLSFLNIYSPKVEKSGAGASPYADSEVTWSPSEASFGVPASPLTIDKSALSPADATPIVEEEXNRSELHSYSRSPSKRKSRKTSARGSVLYPENKRERKKEQNKQAALRHRQKKKQEDDDIMAKITAEEERQKELQARYKKLEAEXTCMKKIMREVFIATGVISADAFKKKLERISRCSMH, from the exons ATGGAGTACAACACGAACGGAATAGCCGAATGGCTATTCGAGGCTGAGCAGGATTTTACCTTCGGGGCCAAGGCAGCAACCTGCCTGCATCCTGCCACGATTCAAGATGCTGCAACGTCCAGTTCTAACTTTG AACTTCCAGACTGGATGGAGACC CGTGACAACTTGGGCCTCACCAACATAGATCTTTTTGAAGATGTCATGCTGCCAAATAACTTTAAAGAGCTTCTCTCTACCACCACCCAAGCTCTAGCCTATGGCATGGACGAGGAGGACTACAGCAATACCATCAAGCCAGAAGACAGGCTTGTCCCTCTGGTTCAACTTCAGTCCCAGGAAAATACCTCTCAGAGAATCTCTGTTCCAGTTTCTGAGCCTCCTAAAATTACCATTAATGTGAAGAAAGTT GTTGTACCCACAGCCATGAAGAACAAGACTGTCACAAACTTCAGTATTCCTCAAGCTAGCAGTAATGTCCTGATGAAACCTGCTGTAACTCTCTCAGGAGACCCATTTACTCAGCCTGACAATCAAGACTCCAGTCTAGC AGCTGATGATCTCCTTGATGAATGGATGAAAATAGTTGGGAATGAACCCCATTTGCAAGAGCTTGATTCATCAGTGGTAGAAGACTTC CAAGACTTGCTCTCTCAACTGGACACCCCTGATTCTCAGCTAGATGCATCTGATGTTTCATCATGGGGATCAGAACCTGCTTCCCCT GTTTCCCTTCCATCGCCTGTACCATCTTGTGGAAGTGTGTCTCCAGCTCAGTCTAACAATGACTTGTCCTTCCTTAACATTTATTCC CCAAAAGTTGAGAAGTCTGGAGCTGGAGCATCACCATATGCAGATTCTGAAGTAACATGGAGTCCAAGTGAAGCATCCTTTGGAGTCCCTGCATCACCTCTTACCATTGACAAGTCTGCCCTGTCACCAGCAGATGCTACCCCCATTGTTGAGGAAG TAAACAGATCGGAATTGCATTCTTATTCACGTTCCCCATCCAAAAGGAAGTCACGAAAGACG AGTGCTCGGGGTAGCGTTCTCTATCCAGAAAATAAACGTGAGCGTAAGAAGGAACAAAACAAGCAAGCAGCATTACGCCAcaggcaaaaaaagaaacaggaagacgATGATATAATGGCCAAAATAACTGCagaagaagaaaggcagaaagagttACAAGCAAGATACAAAAAACTTGAAGCAG AGACGTGTATGAAGAAGATTATGAGGGAAGTCTTTATAGCTACTGGAGTTATATCAGCTGATGCTttcaaaaagaaattagaaaggaTCTCAAG ATGTTCAATGCATTAG